The genomic region GCCGAGGCGGGGCTGCTCGGGGTCGAGGACATGGCGGCGACGCGGTTCCTGGAGGTCGGGTGCGGGGCCGGCCAGTGCGGCCGGTGGCTGCGGGCCCAGGGCGCCCGCGAGGTGGTGGGATTCGACCTGTCCCTGCGCCAGCTGCGGCACTCCCACCGGATCGACGAACGGACCGGACACCGGGTGCCGGCCGTGCAGGCCGACGCCCAGCGGCTTCCGTTCGCCGACGCCTCCTTCGACGTGGTCTTCTCCTCGTTCGGGGCGTTCCCCTTCGTGCCCTCGGCCTACGACGCGCTGGCCGAGGCGGCCCGTGTGCTGCGGCCGGGCGGGCGCCTGGTGTTCTCCGTGACGCACCCGGTCCGGTGGGGCTTCCCCGACGACCCCACGGAGGAGGGGTTCACCCTGCACCAGTCCTACTTCGACCGGCGCGCGTACGTCGAGGAGGACGACCACGGCAACGCGCTCTACGTGGAGCACCACCACACGGTGGGCGACTGGGTGCGG from Nocardiopsis aegyptia harbors:
- a CDS encoding class I SAM-dependent methyltransferase is translated as MPDDSERAERTGAADGADAYPAPGRVERRMVDADESARAGRWWWDGAADAYQADHGAFLGDADFVWCPEGLTEAEAGLLGVEDMAATRFLEVGCGAGQCGRWLRAQGAREVVGFDLSLRQLRHSHRIDERTGHRVPAVQADAQRLPFADASFDVVFSSFGAFPFVPSAYDALAEAARVLRPGGRLVFSVTHPVRWGFPDDPTEEGFTLHQSYFDRRAYVEEDDHGNALYVEHHHTVGDWVRGIAGAGLVLRDLVEPEWPEGHDRVWGGWGPVRGRMIPGTAVFVAVRPDRGGR